A genomic window from Spiroplasma helicoides includes:
- the cdd gene encoding cytidine deaminase, whose protein sequence is MKNEDILKELLVLKENSYSPYSNFKVACIIYLKNGKKIKGVNVENAAYNPTICAERTALSQMITKGFGKEDVDFVTLYTDSSKFGSPCGTCRQTLYELLKKSQTISFFNKNGFLGSYSVSELLPYAFNNDNLKDK, encoded by the coding sequence ATGAAAAATGAAGATATTTTAAAAGAACTTTTAGTTTTGAAAGAAAACTCCTACTCACCATATTCTAATTTCAAAGTAGCTTGCATAATTTATCTTAAAAATGGAAAAAAAATAAAAGGTGTTAATGTTGAAAATGCTGCCTATAATCCCACAATCTGTGCTGAAAGAACTGCACTATCACAAATGATAACTAAAGGGTTTGGTAAAGAAGATGTTGATTTTGTAACATTATACACAGATTCTAGTAAGTTTGGATCTCCTTGTGGAACTTGCAGACAAACTCTATATGAGTTACTAAAAAAAAGTCAAACTATAAGTTTTTTTAATAAAAATGGTTTTTTGGGATCATATAGTGTAAGCGAATTATTGCCATATGCTTTTAATAACGATAATTTAAAAGATAAATAA
- a CDS encoding glycine--tRNA ligase, protein MKLEMEKLISHLKTMGFVFQGSEIYGGLANSWDYGPLGAELKNNIKQAWWDFFIKKNPYNIGLDSSIIMNSKVWEASGHIGNFNDPLIDCKACNSRWRADKLIEEKFTEMNVGGWSNEQLENFIEEKKIKCPKCDKTNFTEIRKFALMFKTNQGVIEDMTSTVYLRPETAQGIFVQYKNTQRALRKQLPFGIGQIGKSFRNEITPGNFIFRTREFEQMELEFFFSPNDSKNWFQYWLDNVQDFLENTIKIKKENYLLREHDKDELSHYSSRTVDIEFKYPFGIGELWGIAHRGDYDLSQHQKVSGEDLTYLDPVTNERYLANVIEPSVGVERLLLAVLCQSYKEEALENGERVVLSLPNNLAPYKFAILPLQKQQVEKANEIYLNLISKTGISGTFDDKGNIGKRYRRQDAIGTPYCITIDFDTDNDGCVTVRERDSMNQNRVPINQLEEYLKENTK, encoded by the coding sequence ATGAAATTAGAAATGGAAAAATTGATATCTCATCTAAAAACAATGGGATTTGTATTTCAAGGCTCAGAAATATATGGAGGCTTAGCAAATTCATGAGATTATGGGCCATTAGGGGCAGAACTTAAAAATAACATAAAACAAGCTTGATGGGACTTTTTCATCAAAAAAAATCCTTATAATATCGGCCTAGATTCATCAATCATTATGAATTCAAAGGTTTGAGAAGCAAGTGGGCACATCGGAAACTTTAATGATCCACTAATCGACTGTAAAGCTTGTAATTCAAGATGAAGAGCGGATAAACTAATAGAAGAAAAGTTTACTGAAATGAATGTTGGTGGTTGATCTAACGAGCAATTAGAAAATTTTATCGAAGAGAAAAAAATTAAATGTCCAAAATGTGATAAAACTAATTTTACAGAAATTAGAAAGTTTGCATTAATGTTTAAAACTAATCAAGGTGTAATTGAAGATATGACATCTACAGTGTATCTAAGACCTGAAACAGCTCAGGGAATTTTTGTTCAATACAAAAATACACAAAGAGCTTTAAGAAAACAATTACCTTTTGGTATAGGTCAAATTGGTAAATCATTTAGAAATGAAATTACGCCTGGAAATTTCATTTTTAGAACAAGAGAATTTGAACAAATGGAGTTAGAGTTCTTTTTTTCACCAAATGACTCAAAAAATTGATTTCAGTACTGACTGGATAATGTTCAAGATTTTTTAGAAAACACTATAAAAATAAAAAAAGAAAATTATCTTTTAAGGGAACACGATAAAGATGAATTATCACATTATTCATCTAGAACAGTTGATATAGAATTTAAGTATCCTTTTGGTATAGGTGAGTTGTGAGGGATTGCACATAGAGGTGATTATGATTTATCACAACATCAAAAAGTAAGTGGAGAAGATTTAACATATTTAGACCCAGTTACAAATGAAAGGTATTTAGCTAATGTAATTGAACCAAGTGTTGGTGTTGAAAGACTTTTATTGGCTGTGCTTTGCCAAAGTTATAAAGAAGAAGCATTAGAAAATGGTGAGAGAGTTGTTCTAAGTTTACCTAATAATTTAGCACCATATAAGTTTGCTATTCTTCCTTTACAAAAACAACAAGTAGAAAAAGCGAATGAGATTTATTTAAATCTTATATCTAAAACCGGTATTTCTGGAACTTTTGATGATAAAGGAAACATTGGTAAAAGATATAGAAGACAGGATGCAATAGGTACTCCATATTGTATAACAATCGATTTTGATACAGATAATGACGGTTGTGTTACTGTTAGAGAAAGAGATTCAATGAATCAAAATAGAGTACCTATAAATCAGTTAGAAGAATATCTAAAAGAAAATACAAAATAA
- the era gene encoding GTPase Era, translating into MDNIKSGFIGIVGRPNVGKSTLMNTILGKKLAIVTHKAQTTRNRINGILTESDCQYVFVDTPGVHTAQNELDRYMNRVALQSTKGVDVILFLAPSNEYIGENDSFILKSLKQRDVPVYLVLTKSDLVTNEQLDQKINEWNQQDFKFDAVISISATDNKNIDILLEKIKENLPETGFKFYPDDQYTDQPDRFLIREIIREELLLQTEQEIPHSIAILIDKFEDKPHITSVIASIVCERDSQKGIVIGNKGSKIKNVGIKSREKLELIFGKKFYLELFVKVKEKWRQSASLLKQLGYDKDTY; encoded by the coding sequence ATGGATAATATTAAATCGGGATTTATTGGAATTGTTGGTAGACCTAATGTTGGAAAATCAACTTTGATGAATACTATTTTGGGTAAAAAGTTAGCAATAGTAACTCACAAAGCTCAAACAACAAGAAATAGAATAAATGGTATTTTAACAGAATCAGATTGTCAGTATGTTTTTGTAGATACTCCAGGAGTGCACACAGCGCAAAACGAATTAGATAGATATATGAATAGGGTAGCTTTGCAATCAACAAAAGGTGTTGATGTAATTTTATTTTTAGCACCAAGTAACGAATACATTGGTGAAAATGATAGTTTTATTTTAAAATCATTAAAACAACGAGATGTGCCGGTTTATTTGGTCTTAACTAAATCAGATCTTGTGACTAATGAACAATTAGATCAAAAAATTAATGAATGAAATCAACAAGACTTCAAATTTGATGCAGTAATTTCTATTAGTGCAACCGATAATAAAAATATTGATATTTTACTTGAAAAAATCAAAGAAAATTTACCTGAAACTGGTTTTAAATTTTATCCAGATGACCAATATACAGATCAACCAGATAGATTTCTTATAAGAGAGATTATTCGAGAGGAACTTTTATTACAAACCGAGCAAGAGATTCCTCATAGTATTGCAATATTGATTGATAAATTTGAAGATAAACCTCATATAACTTCTGTTATTGCATCAATTGTTTGTGAAAGAGATAGTCAAAAAGGGATAGTTATTGGAAATAAAGGATCTAAAATTAAAAATGTAGGTATTAAATCTAGAGAAAAACTAGAATTGATTTTTGGTAAAAAGTTCTATTTAGAATTATTTGTAAAGGTAAAAGAAAAATGAAGACAATCAGCTTCATTACTAAAACAACTTGGTTATGACAAAGATACATATTAG
- the ybeY gene encoding rRNA maturation RNase YbeY, which produces MDEISFIYEDNNKLLKNYEMIYAKLLASTKKHLNIEQNLLLSVFFILPEKSLELNKKYRNKEYVGDVISFPIDDPLGIYQQLEFREIGDIFITYEEALNKAKNYDHKIEDEMAWLFVHGILHILGYDHETNEEDEKEMFKLTDKILKDINVSYKIV; this is translated from the coding sequence ATGGACGAAATTAGCTTTATTTATGAAGACAATAATAAATTACTTAAAAATTATGAAATGATTTACGCAAAACTTTTAGCATCTACAAAAAAACATTTGAATATTGAACAAAACTTATTGTTATCAGTTTTTTTTATACTTCCAGAAAAATCACTTGAATTAAATAAAAAGTACCGAAATAAAGAATATGTTGGAGATGTAATCTCATTCCCGATTGATGACCCATTAGGGATATATCAACAATTGGAATTTAGAGAGATTGGAGATATTTTCATAACATATGAAGAGGCTCTTAATAAGGCTAAAAACTACGATCACAAAATTGAAGATGAAATGGCATGACTATTTGTACATGGAATTTTACATATTTTAGGCTATGACCATGAAACTAACGAAGAAGATGAAAAAGAAATGTTTAAATTAACTGATAAAATACTAAAAGACATAAATGTATCATATAAAATAGTATAA
- a CDS encoding diacylglycerol kinase family protein has product MASKIKKKTKVGTRVKNKFGNAARGIFTAFKEESTLIVYIFVIIFCIGFGIWLRLTEVQWAVVILTIGVLLGFEFVNTSIENFVDLLSFEYNIQAKKIKDICAAASIINAVFSVGIGFLIYLQPFIEKVKELFN; this is encoded by the coding sequence ATGGCAAGTAAAATTAAGAAAAAAACTAAAGTTGGTACAAGAGTAAAAAACAAGTTTGGTAATGCTGCAAGAGGTATTTTTACAGCATTTAAAGAAGAATCGACCTTGATAGTTTATATATTTGTAATTATTTTTTGTATTGGTTTTGGTATTTGACTTAGATTGACAGAAGTTCAATGAGCAGTGGTTATTTTAACTATTGGAGTACTTTTAGGTTTTGAATTTGTAAATACTTCAATTGAAAATTTTGTTGATTTATTAAGTTTTGAATATAATATTCAGGCTAAAAAAATCAAAGACATATGTGCTGCTGCAAGTATAATAAATGCAGTGTTTTCTGTCGGAATTGGTTTTTTAATTTATTTACAACCATTTATCGAAAAGGTTAAGGAATTATTTAATTAA
- a CDS encoding ATP-binding cassette domain-containing protein has protein sequence MEYNFTRQKSIYDCGVAVSTMLINSLQKKHFTIEEIKYENQISDSELSFYNIEELLNKYKIEFKTYHANFNEFIELNVSDPVVLNINEESSGEHFIIIYKRKKNLFLVADPNNNDLTWVSFSDIAKKYTGYFGIARKTETIIFKNKSFFNWIKLFSDYINYIVLFFVLSILLNSLIIISNSFLKVYSNNVMIDDKYNLNILFLSFLLLFMIQNVVGLFNNIILFNIKKLINKKIIKIYINKIILMNIEKYDSLGKEEWIKKLQYINLISDRLVNYFLFIPTQFILFLMSLIIVASISKSILIFILIENLISVFISYLFYNWVKDKNIKHSTDEIKFLTTFREIIDGNFEIKAKNLNNHFELQFLKKYKKNIKNEKDLNYIKNFNELATKTIARFFYLLIFYVSADLIANNLTNFSQLLFYVSISNYIYIFTNSIFNLIISKEENKICIKELKFLFEKNEVEENKSLLEIDKIEKIELQNIYKFQNENKLIDNVTHTFSANTFIFGKSGSGKTSLLKLLSGNIENYEGNFLINQVDFKNINKQCLKNRVTYLGQYDYLFNASVWTNIQQFKNKIDLNIFKEYKLFELMENNNIDINKKIIDNGANLSKGQRQIISFISLFFTSKDVYLVDEPLSNVDKKTAYYLMRAFLSLKKDSLIIMTDHDNEYQKLFSNRMEI, from the coding sequence ATGGAGTATAACTTTACAAGGCAAAAAAGTATTTATGATTGCGGAGTTGCAGTTTCGACTATGCTTATAAATAGTTTACAAAAAAAACACTTTACTATTGAAGAAATTAAATACGAAAATCAAATCTCAGATAGCGAGCTTAGTTTTTATAACATTGAAGAGCTTTTGAATAAATATAAAATAGAGTTTAAAACTTATCATGCCAATTTTAATGAATTTATTGAACTTAATGTTTCGGATCCTGTAGTTCTTAACATCAATGAAGAATCATCTGGAGAACACTTTATAATTATTTATAAACGCAAAAAAAACTTATTTTTAGTTGCTGATCCAAATAATAATGACTTAACTTGAGTTTCTTTTTCTGATATTGCAAAAAAATACACAGGCTATTTTGGAATAGCTCGAAAAACAGAAACCATTATTTTTAAAAATAAGTCTTTTTTTAATTGGATAAAATTATTTAGTGACTATATAAATTATATTGTTTTGTTTTTTGTGCTATCTATCCTTTTAAATTCATTGATAATTATTTCTAACAGCTTTTTAAAAGTTTATTCGAATAATGTTATGATAGATGATAAATATAATTTAAATATATTATTTTTATCTTTTTTGTTATTGTTTATGATACAAAATGTAGTAGGTTTATTTAATAATATAATTTTGTTTAATATAAAAAAACTTATTAACAAAAAAATAATAAAGATATATATAAATAAAATAATTTTAATGAATATAGAAAAATATGATTCATTAGGAAAAGAAGAATGAATAAAAAAATTGCAATATATAAATTTGATTTCTGATAGACTAGTTAATTACTTTTTATTTATACCAACACAATTTATTTTATTTTTAATGTCTCTTATAATAGTGGCAAGTATTTCTAAATCTATATTAATATTTATTTTAATCGAAAACTTAATATCTGTTTTTATTTCTTATCTTTTTTATAATTGAGTTAAAGATAAAAATATCAAACATAGTACAGATGAAATTAAGTTTTTAACTACATTTAGAGAAATAATAGATGGAAATTTTGAGATAAAAGCAAAAAACTTAAACAATCATTTCGAGTTACAATTTTTAAAAAAGTATAAAAAAAATATTAAAAATGAAAAAGATTTAAATTATATTAAAAATTTTAATGAGTTAGCTACAAAAACAATAGCAAGGTTTTTTTATTTATTAATCTTTTATGTTAGTGCAGACCTAATTGCTAATAATTTAACAAACTTTTCTCAATTACTATTTTATGTATCAATCTCTAATTATATTTATATATTCACCAATTCAATATTTAACTTAATTATTAGTAAAGAAGAAAATAAAATTTGTATCAAAGAACTAAAATTTTTATTTGAAAAAAATGAAGTTGAAGAAAATAAAAGTTTGTTAGAAATAGATAAAATAGAAAAAATTGAGCTACAAAATATATATAAATTTCAAAATGAGAATAAACTTATTGATAATGTAACTCACACATTTAGCGCAAATACTTTCATTTTTGGTAAAAGTGGGTCTGGTAAAACAAGTTTACTAAAACTATTATCTGGAAACATTGAAAACTATGAAGGAAATTTCCTTATAAATCAAGTTGACTTTAAAAATATAAATAAACAGTGTTTAAAGAATAGAGTAACATATTTAGGACAATATGACTATTTATTTAACGCATCTGTGTGAACTAATATTCAACAATTTAAAAATAAAATAGACTTAAATATATTTAAAGAGTACAAATTATTTGAACTAATGGAAAACAATAATATTGATATAAATAAAAAAATAATTGACAATGGGGCTAATTTAAGTAAAGGTCAGAGACAAATAATAAGCTTTATAAGTTTATTTTTTACAAGTAAAGATGTTTATTTAGTTGATGAACCATTAAGTAATGTTGATAAAAAAACTGCATACTACTTAATGCGAGCATTTTTAAGCTTAAAAAAAGATAGTTTGATAATTATGACCGATCACGATAATGAATATCAAAAGTTATTTTCAAATAGAATGGAGATATAG
- the recO gene encoding DNA repair protein RecO, which produces MSAIKIEGIVINSYDYRDYDKVIKVFSKEFGILSFYAPGVNKESSKNKYSIQTYSLSEFEIFKSRGANRVSKLKTGNLKKEYFGLAKNYTNYIYISVITSIFEQLLSSEEKSPIIYKAFKIVLENISNSIDVFKNYVIFLLFFIQNTNYKFNLEKCSRCKKSNYEIVRFEFSDKTLICKKCLWPGEKIQPETFVNIFTNFNRHTFHYLIEKKYEIHDLVVLHNFLLDYYENELGIYISASKILKQNASTYLSEENINKYK; this is translated from the coding sequence ATGTCTGCTATAAAAATTGAAGGAATAGTTATTAATAGTTATGATTATCGCGATTATGATAAGGTTATAAAAGTTTTTTCAAAAGAATTTGGAATTTTATCTTTTTATGCTCCAGGTGTTAATAAGGAAAGTTCCAAAAATAAGTATTCTATACAAACTTATTCACTAAGTGAATTTGAAATATTTAAAAGTAGAGGTGCCAATAGAGTAAGCAAATTAAAAACTGGCAATTTGAAAAAAGAGTATTTTGGTCTTGCCAAAAATTATACAAATTATATTTATATTTCTGTTATAACATCAATTTTTGAGCAACTTTTATCTTCAGAAGAAAAGTCGCCAATTATTTACAAAGCTTTTAAAATAGTTCTTGAAAATATAAGTAATTCAATAGATGTTTTTAAGAATTATGTTATTTTTTTATTATTCTTTATTCAAAACACAAATTATAAATTTAATTTAGAAAAGTGCTCTAGATGTAAAAAAAGTAACTATGAAATAGTACGATTTGAATTTAGTGATAAAACACTCATTTGCAAAAAATGTTTATGGCCAGGCGAAAAAATACAACCTGAAACATTTGTTAATATTTTTACAAATTTTAATAGACACACATTTCATTACTTAATTGAAAAAAAGTATGAAATACACGATCTTGTTGTATTGCACAATTTTTTGCTTGATTATTATGAAAATGAATTAGGTATATATATTAGTGCTTCAAAAATACTTAAACAAAATGCTTCAACATATCTTAGCGAAGAAAATATTAATAAATATAAATAA